A single Glycine soja cultivar W05 chromosome 14, ASM419377v2, whole genome shotgun sequence DNA region contains:
- the LOC114383001 gene encoding uncharacterized protein LOC114383001, with the protein MQGIKLVFTIMLVVAGIVAVPRISAQVCNGNLGTIQEECEEYYKPGGPTIPPSTECCNALRNVDVPCMCRLANNFQSYFSGGKVVYTLRQCGKDVPPGTTCGGYRAPPASTQV; encoded by the exons ATGCAGGGAATTAAATTAGTGTTTACAATAATGTTGGTGGTTGCTGGCATTGTAGCAGTGCCACGCATCTCGGCTCAAGTATGCAATGGTAATTTGGGTACTATTCAAGAGGAATGCGAGGAGTACTATAAACCCGGAGGGCCAACTATTCCGCCATCTACAGAATGCTGCAACGCTCTGAGAAATGTTGATGTGCCCTGCATGTGCCGACTTGCTAACAATTTTCAGTCATACTTCAGCGGGGGAAAAGTTGTCTATACCCTCAGGCAGTGTGGAAAAGATGTTCCTCCCGGAACCACCTGCGGAG GTTACCGTGCTCCCCCTGCTTCTACTCAGGTGTGA
- the LOC114385202 gene encoding uncharacterized protein LOC114385202, with protein MNSLALCSLCLFLIAQSPWLTNATVFGDGSDLIGQICNENPEKKIECTNILRADPTVLGAKNLLQLSEAILNLAVNKTEKAEDFLKGLANTTDVPAIANCALYYENAVERFMSSLQVLKHQDLEVANYLAAIAGDEPSSCETELSAAHIVNHAISAVNHQTSLLSYIAFVATGKLLTVVAPLI; from the coding sequence ATGAATTCTTTAGCATTGTGTTCCCTTTGCCTGTTTCTCATTGCTCAGTCTCCTTGGTTAACAAATGCTACAGTGTTTGGTGATGGTTCCGACCTAATTGGCCAGATTTGCAATGAAAACCCAGAGAAGAAGATTGAATGCACGAATATTCTAAGAGCAGATCCTACAGTCCTGGGTGCAAAAAATCTTCTTCAACTTTCGGAGGCAATCTTGAACTTGGCCGTGAATAAGACAGAAAAAGCTGAAGATTTTCTAAAGGGATTGGCGAACACAACAGATGTTCCGGCCATTGCAAATTGTGCACTTTATTATGAAAATGCGGTTGAACGCTTTATGAGTTCTTTGCAAGTGTTGAAACACCAAGATCTTGAAGTGGCTAACTATTTGGCCGCCATTGCTGGTGATGAACCATCGTCATGTGAGACAGAATTGAGTGCTGCACATATTGTTAACCATGCAATTTCTGCTGTTAACCACCAAACAAGTTTGCTTAGCTATATTGCATTCGTAGCCACAGGGAAACTTCTAACAGTCGTTGCACCTTTAATCTAA
- the LOC114383108 gene encoding adenylyltransferase and sulfurtransferase MOCS3-like, with protein sequence MSASEILRELDSLKDEKTKIEHKISALEAQLREINLQNDAAPPNASSSSSYPTNGLTQDMIHRYSRHLVLPSFGVQGQANLLKSSILVVGAGGLGAPALLYFAASGVGRLGVIDHDVVELNNMHRQVIHTEAYVGKPKVKSAAAACCSINSTIQVVEHEEALQTSNALEILSKYDIIVDATDNAPTRYLISDCCVVLGKPLVSGAALGLEGQLTVYNYNGGPCYRCLFPTPPPRTACQSCAEGGVLGVVPGIIGCLQALEAIKIAASVGEPLSGRMLLLDALSGRIRIVKIRGRSMQCEACGENATFTQQQFREFDYEKFTQTPLRVPPLKLNLLPRESRISSKEYSEVIIKKGPHVLVDVRPAHHFKIASLPKSLNIPLSTLEARLPEVSSALKKEEEESGAVSGSSAQLYVVCRRGNDSQRAVQYLHKMGFTSAKDIVGGLESWAHNVDHQFPTY encoded by the exons ATGTCGGCGTCGGAGATTCTTCGGGAACTGGATTCGCTGAAGGACGAAAAGACCAAAATTGAGCACAAAATCTCTGCGCTTGAAGCTCAACTCAGAGAGATTAATCTCCAAAACGACGCCGCACCTCCcaatgcttcttcttcttcatcgtACCCCACCAACGGATTGACCCAGGACATGATTCACAGATACAGTCGCCACCTTGTGCTCCCTTCCTTTGGTGTTCAAG GGCAGGCAAATCTATTGAAGTCGTCAATCTTAGTTGTGGGAGCTGGAGGTTTGGGTGCACCTGCATTGTTATACTTTGCAGCTTCTGGTGTTG GGCGCTTGGGTGTTATTGACCATGACGTGGTTGAGCTGAATAATATGCATAGGCAG GTTATCCACACCGAAGCATATGTTGGTAAGCCAAAAGTGAAATCTGCCGCTGCTGCTTGTTGCTC GATCAACTCCACTATTCAAGTTGTGGAACATGAAGAAGCTTTGCAGACTTCCAACGCTTTGGAAATTCTCAGCAA ATATGATATAATAGTAGATGCAACAGATAATGCTCCTACCCGATACTTGATCAGTGATTGCTGTGTGGTTCTAGGAAAG CCTCTTGTATCAGGTGCTGCACTGGGATTGGAAGGGCAG CTTACTGTCTACAATTACAATGGTGGTCCTTGCTATCGATGCCTCTTTCCAACTCCACCACCTAGAACAGCATGCCAAAGTTGTGCTGAGGGTGGAGTTCTAGGAGTAG TTCCTGGTATAATTGGCTGTCTCCAAGCTCTTGAGGCTATTAAGATTGCAGCTTCTGTTGGTGAGCCACTCTCAGGAAGGATGCTTCTCTTGGATGCATTGTCTGGACGGATTCGTATT GTCAAAATTAGAGGAAGGTCTATGCAGTGTGAAGCTTGTGGAGAAAATGCAACATTTACCCAACAGCAATTCCGAGAATTTGATTATGAGAAGTTCACTCAGACTCCCTTGCGTGTg CCTCCTTTGAAGTTAAATCTACTTCCCAGAGAATCAAGAATCAGCAGCAAGGAGTACAGTGAAGTAATTATTAAGAAGGGACCTCATGTGCTGGTTGATGTTAGACCAGCACACCATTTCAAGATTGCATCTCTACCAAAGTCTCTGAACATTCCACTCTCAACATTAGAGGCTAGGCTGCCTGAAGTATCATCAGCTTTGaagaaagaggaagaggaaaGTGGTGCAGTTTCTGGGTCAAGTGCACAATTGTATGTAGTATGTAGAAGGGGAAATGATTCTCAAAGGGCTGTTCAGTATCTTCACAAAATGGGTTTCACTTCTGCCAAGGATATTGTTGGTGGCTTAGAATCTTGGGCCCACAATGTGGACCATCAGTTCCCTACATATTAG
- the LOC114383045 gene encoding agamous-like MADS-box protein AGL5 isoform X1 → MASVVKNELKSVREKGFGAFLRELKDGGYLRCLPDGNLLLLLLSSQAVDASEYANNKFKYSFTTNSTPVRGTIDRYKKACAASTNAESVSEANTQFYQQEASKFKRQIRDIQNLNRHILGEALSSLSLKELKNLESRLEKGLSRVRSRKHETLFADIEFMQKRPFSWWVVQ, encoded by the exons ATGGCGTCGGTGGTGAAGAACGAACTCAAATCCGTCAGAGAAAAGGGTTTCGGCGCTTTCCTCAGAGAGCTCAAGGATGGAGGCTACCT GAGATGCCTTCCGGATGGAAATCTCTT GTTGCTCTTGTTGTCTTCTCAAGCCGTGGACGCCTCTGAGTATGCCAACAACAAGTTCAAATATTCTTTTACTACTAATTCAACACC TGTTAGAGGAACTATCGATAGGTACAAGAAAGCATGTGCTGCCTCCACAAatgcagaatctgtctctgaaGCTAATACACAG TTTTATCAGCAGGAAGCGTCCAAATTTAAAAGACAAATCAGAGACATTCAGAATCTAAACAG GCACATCCTTGGTGAAGCTCTTAGCTCTCTTAGTCTAAAGGAATTAAAGAACCTGGAGAGTAGACTGGAGAAAGGTTTAAGCAGAGTTAGATCCAGAAAG CATGAAACTTTGTTTGCCGATATCGAGTTCATGCAAAAGCGG
- the LOC114383045 gene encoding agamous-like MADS-box protein AGL5 isoform X3 — protein MASVVKNELKSVREKGFGAFLRELKDGGYLRCLPDGNLFVRGTIDRYKKACAASTNAESVSEANTQFYQQEASKFKRQIRDIQNLNRHILGEALSSLSLKELKNLESRLEKGLSRVRSRKHETLFADIEFMQKRPFSWWVVQ, from the exons ATGGCGTCGGTGGTGAAGAACGAACTCAAATCCGTCAGAGAAAAGGGTTTCGGCGCTTTCCTCAGAGAGCTCAAGGATGGAGGCTACCT GAGATGCCTTCCGGATGGAAATCTCTT TGTTAGAGGAACTATCGATAGGTACAAGAAAGCATGTGCTGCCTCCACAAatgcagaatctgtctctgaaGCTAATACACAG TTTTATCAGCAGGAAGCGTCCAAATTTAAAAGACAAATCAGAGACATTCAGAATCTAAACAG GCACATCCTTGGTGAAGCTCTTAGCTCTCTTAGTCTAAAGGAATTAAAGAACCTGGAGAGTAGACTGGAGAAAGGTTTAAGCAGAGTTAGATCCAGAAAG CATGAAACTTTGTTTGCCGATATCGAGTTCATGCAAAAGCGG
- the LOC114383045 gene encoding agamous-like MADS-box protein AGL5 isoform X2: MASVVKNELKSVREKGFGAFLRELKDGGYLRCLPDGNLLLLLLSSQAVDASEYANNKFKYSFTTNSTPVRGTIDRYKKACAASTNAESVSEANTQFYQQEASKFKRQIRDIQNLNRHILGEALSSLSLKELKNLESRLEKGLSRVRSRKHETLFADIEFMQKRISDE; the protein is encoded by the exons ATGGCGTCGGTGGTGAAGAACGAACTCAAATCCGTCAGAGAAAAGGGTTTCGGCGCTTTCCTCAGAGAGCTCAAGGATGGAGGCTACCT GAGATGCCTTCCGGATGGAAATCTCTT GTTGCTCTTGTTGTCTTCTCAAGCCGTGGACGCCTCTGAGTATGCCAACAACAAGTTCAAATATTCTTTTACTACTAATTCAACACC TGTTAGAGGAACTATCGATAGGTACAAGAAAGCATGTGCTGCCTCCACAAatgcagaatctgtctctgaaGCTAATACACAG TTTTATCAGCAGGAAGCGTCCAAATTTAAAAGACAAATCAGAGACATTCAGAATCTAAACAG GCACATCCTTGGTGAAGCTCTTAGCTCTCTTAGTCTAAAGGAATTAAAGAACCTGGAGAGTAGACTGGAGAAAGGTTTAAGCAGAGTTAGATCCAGAAAG CATGAAACTTTGTTTGCCGATATCGAGTTCATGCAAAAGCGG atCAGTGACGAATGA